The following are from one region of the Stenotrophomonas lactitubi genome:
- a CDS encoding thiamine pyrophosphate-dependent enzyme: MFAVVPDPIPARMRGLNRAEVCDVNFLEAVRAWRGMPRPRPAPDAPILPGSTLTAAAFGELFESQLLSRQLDLMARVLRVQNKVFYTIGSSGHEGNALLARACRHTDPAFLHYRSGAFMAERARLVPGMDPVLDAALSFAASADDPASGGRHKVWGSKPLWVLPQTSTIASHLPKALGTALAIESGRRLSQPLPIPADSIVMCSFGDASANHATAQTAFNTAMWSAYQKLPVPILFVCEDNGLGISVKTPEGWIAERFSRQPGLDYFFADGLDLAAGHAQVQAAVEHCRRTRRPTFLHLRTTRLMGHAGTDFEVEWRALAELCTAEAQDPLLRSAQIALESGWMDAAGVEAAYETLRARCMAAAIDADTRPKLQTLQEVITPLAPYTPAAVQAEAERVAPVEARQALYGGADALPERQPPRHLAIQINHGLQELLGKYPQALLFGEDVAQKGGVYTVTRDLLRRFGPRRVFNTLLDETLILGMAQGLANMGMLPIPEIQYLAYLHNAIDQLRGEACSLQFFSNDQFRNPMLVRVAGLGYQKGFGGHFHNDNSITALRDIPGLVVGCPSRGDDAVMMLRTLAALARVDGRVAVFLEPIALYMTKDLHTAGDGQWLFDYPAPGQALVLGEGRVYAPDATDLVIFTYGNGVPMALRAATAIEQQLGWQVRVVDLRWLVPLNAAFIGAQAATAQRVLVLDEGRQSGGVGEGVITALVEAGHGHLPVRRVCGADTYTPLAGAAMFGLPSDNAVIGAALDLAQEP; this comes from the coding sequence ATGTTCGCTGTGGTTCCAGATCCCATTCCCGCACGCATGCGCGGTCTCAACCGCGCCGAAGTCTGTGACGTCAATTTCCTCGAGGCCGTACGCGCCTGGCGCGGTATGCCGCGACCGCGCCCGGCGCCGGATGCGCCGATCCTGCCGGGCAGCACCCTGACGGCCGCCGCCTTCGGCGAACTGTTCGAATCGCAGCTGCTCAGTCGCCAGCTGGACCTGATGGCGCGCGTGCTGCGCGTGCAGAACAAGGTCTTCTACACCATCGGCTCGTCCGGTCACGAAGGCAACGCGCTGCTTGCGCGCGCCTGCCGGCACACCGATCCCGCCTTCCTGCACTACCGTTCCGGCGCCTTCATGGCCGAGCGCGCACGGCTGGTGCCAGGCATGGATCCGGTTCTCGACGCCGCGCTGTCCTTCGCCGCCAGTGCCGACGATCCGGCCAGTGGCGGCCGCCACAAAGTGTGGGGCAGCAAACCGCTGTGGGTGCTGCCGCAGACCTCGACCATCGCATCGCACCTGCCCAAGGCGCTCGGTACCGCGCTGGCGATCGAAAGTGGCAGGCGCCTGAGCCAGCCACTGCCGATTCCAGCCGACAGCATCGTGATGTGCTCCTTCGGCGATGCCTCGGCCAACCATGCCACCGCGCAGACTGCGTTCAATACCGCGATGTGGTCGGCCTACCAGAAGCTGCCGGTGCCGATCCTGTTCGTGTGCGAGGACAATGGCCTTGGCATTTCGGTGAAAACACCTGAAGGATGGATCGCAGAGCGCTTCAGCCGGCAACCGGGCCTGGACTATTTCTTCGCCGATGGCCTGGACCTGGCGGCCGGGCACGCGCAGGTGCAGGCGGCGGTCGAGCATTGCCGGCGCACGCGTCGGCCTACCTTCCTGCACCTGCGGACCACGCGGTTGATGGGCCATGCCGGTACCGACTTCGAGGTGGAATGGCGTGCGCTGGCGGAGCTGTGCACGGCCGAGGCGCAGGACCCGCTGCTGCGCTCGGCGCAGATCGCACTGGAATCGGGCTGGATGGATGCGGCCGGCGTCGAGGCCGCCTATGAAACCCTGCGCGCGCGCTGCATGGCCGCTGCCATTGATGCCGATACGCGTCCGAAGCTGCAGACATTGCAGGAAGTGATCACGCCGTTGGCACCCTATACGCCGGCAGCGGTACAGGCCGAGGCCGAGCGCGTGGCGCCCGTCGAGGCCCGGCAGGCGCTGTACGGCGGTGCCGACGCGCTGCCCGAGCGGCAACCGCCGCGGCACCTGGCGATCCAGATCAACCACGGGCTGCAGGAACTGCTGGGCAAGTATCCGCAGGCGCTGCTGTTTGGCGAGGACGTCGCGCAGAAAGGCGGCGTCTACACGGTGACGCGCGACCTGCTGCGCCGTTTCGGCCCGCGCCGGGTATTCAACACGCTGCTGGACGAGACCCTGATCCTGGGCATGGCCCAGGGGCTGGCCAACATGGGCATGTTGCCGATTCCGGAAATCCAGTACCTGGCCTACCTGCACAACGCCATCGACCAGCTGCGTGGCGAGGCCTGCTCGCTGCAGTTCTTCTCCAATGACCAGTTCCGCAACCCGATGCTGGTACGGGTGGCCGGGCTGGGCTACCAGAAGGGGTTCGGCGGCCATTTCCACAACGACAACTCGATCACGGCGCTGCGTGACATCCCGGGGCTGGTGGTGGGCTGTCCGTCGCGTGGCGATGATGCGGTGATGATGCTGCGCACATTGGCGGCATTGGCCCGCGTGGATGGCCGGGTAGCGGTGTTCCTGGAACCGATTGCCCTTTACATGACCAAGGATCTGCACACGGCCGGCGATGGCCAGTGGTTGTTCGACTACCCCGCACCCGGGCAGGCGCTGGTGCTGGGCGAGGGCAGGGTGTACGCGCCGGATGCCACCGATCTGGTGATCTTCACCTACGGCAACGGTGTGCCGATGGCGCTGCGCGCAGCGACCGCTATCGAGCAGCAGCTGGGCTGGCAGGTGCGGGTGGTCGACCTGCGCTGGCTGGTGCCGTTGAATGCCGCCTTCATCGGCGCCCAGGCCGCCACCGCGCAACGGGTGCTGGTGCTGGACGAGGGGCGGCAGAGCGGGGGCGTCGGCGAGGGCGTGATCACCGCGCTGGTCGAGGCCGGCCATGGCCACCTGCCGGTGCGCCGGGTCTGTGGTGCCGATACCTATACGCCGCTGGCGGGGGCAGCAATGTTCGGGCTTCCAAGCGACAATGCGGTGATTGGCGCCGCCCTCGACCTGGCGCAGGAACCCTGA